A region of Rattus rattus isolate New Zealand chromosome 7, Rrattus_CSIRO_v1, whole genome shotgun sequence DNA encodes the following proteins:
- the LOC116905917 gene encoding ras-related protein Rap-2a-like has protein sequence MEGLVLRPAKDYRVVLLGSVAVGKTALATQFACGRFPERCEPSVEELFSKVIEVNRAPALLEIVDTVGAEHLVTLKDLYIRNSDGFVVLYSVCNEASFQAVRPLRERMGRLRGSRAVPLVLVGTKVDLDAERQVLTAQGRALAREWRCPFLEITAKSKMMVDRVFTQVVREMEALAPPGREAPRIPANAPETWPAERFIG, from the coding sequence ATGGAGGGTTTGGTGCTGCGCCCCGCCAAGGACTACCGGGTGGTGCTGCTGGGCAGCGTGGCGGTGGGCAAGACGGCGCTGGCCACGCAGTTCGCGTGCGGCCGTTTCCCCGAGCGCTGCGAGCCGTCGGTGGAGGAGCTGTTCAGCAAGGTGATCGAAGTAAACCGGGCTCCCGCGCTGCTGGAGATCGTGGACACGGTGGGCGCCGAGCATCTGGTCACCCTCAAGGACCTGTACATCAGGAACAGCGACGGCTTCGTGGTGCTCTACAGCGTCTGCAACGAGGCCTCGTTCCAGGCTGTGCGGCCGCTGCGGGAGCGCATGGGCCGGCTGCGGGGCTCGCGCGCCGTCCCGCTCGTGTTGGTGGGCACCAAGGTCGACCTGGACGCCGAGCGCCAAGTACTGACGGCTCAGGGCCGCGCGCTGGCCCGCGAGTGGCGCTGCCCTTTCCTGGAGATCACGGCCAAGAGCAAAATGATGGTGGACCGCGTGTTCACGCAGGTGGTGCGCGAGATGGAGGCCCTGGCCCCGCCAGGGCGGGAGGCTCCACGCATCCCCGCCAACGCCCCGGAGACGTGGCCGGCCGAGAGGTTCATTGGCTAG